A window of Lepus europaeus isolate LE1 chromosome 11, mLepTim1.pri, whole genome shotgun sequence contains these coding sequences:
- the RNASE4 gene encoding ribonuclease 4, translating to MMTLQKTHTLLLLLLLTLLGLAQPSFGQDRMYQRFLRQHVHPQETGGNDSYCNLMMQRRKMTSHHCKRFNTFIHEDIWNIRSICSTARIQCKNGNMNCHEGVVKVTDCKETGSSKAPNCRYRAAASTRRVVIACEGNPEVPVHFDR from the coding sequence ATGATGACTCTACAGAAAACCCATACACTGTTGCTTCTACTGCTTTTGaccctgctggggctggcacagccTTCCTTTGGCCAAGATCGCATGTACCAACGATTCCTGCGGCAACACGTGCACCCTCAGGAAACAGGTGGCAATGATAGCTACTGCAACCTGATGATGCAGAGACGGAAGATGACTTCACATCACTGCAAGCGCTTCAACACCTTCATCCATGAGGACATCTGGAACATCCGTAGTATCTGCAGCACCGCCAGGATCCAGTGCAAGAATGGCAACATGAACTGTCACGAGGGGGTAGTGAAGGTCACAGACTGCAAGGAGACAGGAAGTTCCAAGGCCCCCAACTGCAGATACCGTGCCGCAGCAAGCACTAGGCGTGTTGTCATTGCCTGTGAGGGCAACCCAGAAGTGCCTGTGCATTTTGACAGATAG
- the ANG gene encoding angiogenin — translation MVMGLGPLVLIFVLGLGVTPPTLAQDDYRYIRFLTQHYDANPTGRNDRYCETMMRRRGLTSPCKDTNTFVHGTKSSIKAICEDKNGEPYGANFRISKSAFQVTTCKHVGGSSRPPCRYRATSGSRKIIIACENGSPVHLDESVFH, via the coding sequence ATGGTCATGGGCCTGGGTCCCTTGGTGTTGATCTTCGTGCTGGGTCTGGGTGTGACCCCTCCGACCCTTGCTCAGGATGACTACAGGTACATTCGCTTCCTGACCCAACACTATGATGCCAATCCGACTGGCCGGAATGACAGATACTGTGAAACCATGATGAGGAGACGAGGCCTGACCTCACCCTGCAAAGACACCAACACATTTGTTCACGGCACCAAGAGCAGCATCAAGGCCATCTGTGAGGATAAGAATGGAGAGCCTTATGGGGCAAACTTCAGAATAAGCAAGTCTGCTTTCCAGGTCACCACTTGCAAACACGTGGGAGGGTCCTCCAGGCCTCCTTGCCGGTACCGAGCCACATCAGGGTCCAGAAAGATTATTATTGCCTGTGAAAACGGCTCTCCTGTGCATCTTGATGAGTCCGTTTTTCATTAA